One Desulfatitalea tepidiphila genomic region harbors:
- a CDS encoding NAD(P)H-dependent flavin oxidoreductase: MARPVLKTKLCDMLGIDYPILSAGMGPTLMGENTGAPVELVVAVSEAGGMGVLGGSGFTVEELRSAIREIKAQTDKPFGVDLLLPKKIDLGGPMGGKQVDEVPLSQLLKLLPKPHLDWVNKVRADLGLPEVEVMVRMNSTTMRPQESVKVCIEEKVPLFCAGLGNPGFMVAEAHANGMKVLGITGNAKNARRMAESGIDLLVAQGHEGGGHTGRIGTMALLPAAIDAANPVPVLAAGGIGDGRGVAAALAMGCIGVWVGTRFLATNEGGALPVNKQRIISSTDEDTRVSTAYTGKTLRASYNKFHDLWAESGLAPLPFPTQVMISSALLAGFIEAKKDDYVGGLAGQVSGIIHDIKPARTVLEEMVAETVDILARQLPERVRLK, translated from the coding sequence ATGGCCAGACCTGTGTTGAAAACAAAGCTGTGCGACATGCTGGGCATCGACTATCCGATCCTCAGCGCCGGCATGGGGCCGACCCTTATGGGCGAAAACACCGGTGCACCGGTGGAACTGGTGGTGGCGGTCTCCGAGGCCGGCGGCATGGGGGTGCTGGGCGGCAGCGGATTTACGGTGGAAGAGCTGCGCAGCGCCATCCGAGAAATCAAGGCCCAGACCGACAAACCCTTCGGCGTGGACCTGCTGCTCCCCAAAAAGATCGACCTGGGCGGCCCTATGGGCGGCAAGCAGGTGGATGAGGTGCCGTTGAGCCAACTGCTGAAGCTGCTGCCCAAGCCCCACCTCGACTGGGTCAACAAGGTCAGGGCCGATCTGGGGTTGCCCGAGGTGGAGGTGATGGTGCGAATGAACTCCACCACCATGCGGCCCCAGGAGTCGGTCAAGGTGTGCATCGAAGAAAAAGTGCCTCTTTTTTGCGCCGGCCTGGGCAACCCGGGATTCATGGTGGCCGAGGCCCATGCCAACGGCATGAAGGTGCTGGGCATCACCGGCAACGCGAAAAACGCCCGGCGCATGGCCGAATCGGGTATTGACCTGCTGGTGGCCCAAGGCCACGAAGGCGGCGGACACACCGGCCGTATCGGCACCATGGCGCTGCTGCCGGCGGCCATCGACGCAGCCAACCCAGTTCCCGTTCTGGCGGCCGGCGGCATCGGCGACGGTCGCGGCGTGGCAGCGGCCCTGGCCATGGGCTGCATCGGCGTGTGGGTGGGCACCCGTTTCCTGGCCACCAACGAAGGCGGCGCCCTGCCGGTCAACAAGCAGCGCATCATCTCGTCCACGGACGAAGACACCCGCGTGAGCACGGCGTACACCGGCAAGACCCTGCGCGCCAGCTACAACAAGTTCCACGACCTGTGGGCCGAATCGGGGCTCGCACCTCTGCCTTTTCCGACCCAGGTGATGATCTCCTCGGCGCTGCTGGCCGGTTTCATCGAAGCCAAAAAGGACGACTATGTGGGCGGTCTGGCCGGCCAGGTATCGGGCATCATTCATGACATCAAGCCGGCGCGGACCGTGTTGGAGGAGATGGTGGCCGAAACGGTGGACATCCTGGCAAGGCAGTTGCCCGAACGGGTACGGCTGAAATAG
- a CDS encoding SDR family NAD(P)-dependent oxidoreductase codes for MNQNSCGRLNDKVAIITGAASGIGRATAILFAREGAALVLADMQESALEETLSMVKAAGAQGVARKVNVASEAEVKGLVDLAIETFGRIHVVCNNAGITGQYGGPEEWDGEDWQRVYAVNVLGAVYMIKHAARHLIESKSGAIVNTASVAGIRSGAGGNAYSASKSALINLTMTTACDLGGFNVRVNAVCPGLIETGMTKPVFDYARDKGKESKLGSRCELRRYGRPEEIAAAILFLASDEASYITGQALPVDGGNTASLNLPGMKF; via the coding sequence ATGAACCAGAACAGCTGCGGCCGCCTGAACGATAAAGTGGCCATCATCACAGGCGCCGCCAGCGGCATCGGCCGGGCGACCGCCATCCTTTTTGCGCGCGAGGGAGCGGCCCTCGTGCTGGCGGATATGCAGGAGAGTGCGCTGGAAGAGACCCTGTCCATGGTCAAAGCCGCCGGCGCCCAGGGGGTCGCCCGCAAGGTCAATGTGGCCTCCGAAGCAGAGGTCAAGGGCCTCGTCGACCTGGCGATCGAAACCTTCGGCCGCATCCACGTCGTCTGTAACAATGCAGGCATCACCGGCCAGTATGGCGGTCCGGAAGAGTGGGACGGCGAGGACTGGCAGCGGGTTTACGCAGTCAACGTGTTGGGCGCGGTTTATATGATCAAGCACGCGGCCAGACATCTGATCGAAAGCAAAAGCGGCGCCATCGTCAACACCGCTTCGGTGGCCGGCATCCGCTCCGGCGCCGGCGGCAATGCCTACAGCGCCAGCAAAAGTGCCCTGATCAATCTCACCATGACAACGGCCTGCGACCTGGGCGGCTTCAATGTGCGCGTCAATGCGGTCTGCCCGGGCCTCATCGAAACCGGCATGACCAAGCCGGTCTTCGACTATGCCCGGGATAAAGGCAAGGAGAGCAAGCTGGGCAGCCGATGCGAGCTGCGCCGCTACGGCCGGCCCGAAGAGATCGCCGCCGCAATCCTTTTTCTGGCCAGCGACGAGGCCAGCTACATCACCGGACAGGCTCTGCCCGTGGACGGCGGCAATACGGCATCTTTGAATTTGCCTGGAATGAAATTTTAA
- a CDS encoding 4-hydroxyphenylacetate 3-hydroxylase family protein → MRTKQDYINALSKMKRNLYFDGELIDRTDEMQMDCINTIGTTYDEAQKPENQDLMTAISHLTGERINRFNHIHQNKEDLHRKQDMTRMLCQKVGGCIQRCMGIDATNAIYNVSYEADKMNKGETSYHENFKKWLARFQTEDMVGCAAQTDVKGDRMLRPADQPNAGSYVYIKERLKDGIVVEGCKLHISEASVADEVLVVPTRALRPEDKDYAVSFAIPGDWDGLKQVVTIHNLRPRQHFARGFVPGSTDSYMIFDNCFIPWERVFLAGEHQHGGVLALLFALFHRHSYSGCKPAIGDIILGTAALAAEVNNVHKASHVREKLAEIIMTSELGYAAGYTASDLGKPEVYVPGIGFVPYGPGSYIPHSIYCNVGRCLTGEAVYREAEILCDIAGGVVATFPHEKDFSNPDIGDLLLKYTQRNPKMPVEDQAQFWRYLGDVLCSASGGIMNVGNYHGGGSPVMEQIAITTQYDIESRKKVVKYIAGMSGGDREALAPKPKKA, encoded by the coding sequence ATGAGGACAAAACAGGATTACATCAATGCGCTTTCCAAGATGAAACGCAACCTCTATTTCGACGGCGAACTGATCGACCGGACCGACGAAATGCAGATGGACTGCATCAACACCATCGGCACGACCTACGACGAAGCCCAAAAGCCGGAAAACCAGGATCTGATGACCGCGATTTCCCATCTGACCGGCGAACGCATCAACCGCTTCAACCACATCCACCAGAACAAGGAAGACCTTCATAGAAAGCAGGACATGACCCGCATGCTCTGCCAGAAGGTGGGCGGCTGCATCCAGCGCTGCATGGGCATCGACGCCACCAACGCCATCTACAACGTCTCTTACGAGGCGGACAAGATGAACAAGGGCGAAACCAGCTACCACGAGAACTTCAAGAAGTGGCTGGCCCGTTTCCAGACCGAGGACATGGTGGGCTGCGCGGCCCAGACCGACGTCAAGGGCGACCGCATGCTGCGACCGGCCGACCAACCCAATGCGGGCTCTTACGTCTATATTAAGGAGCGGCTCAAGGACGGCATCGTGGTGGAAGGCTGCAAGCTGCACATCTCCGAAGCCTCGGTGGCCGACGAAGTGCTGGTGGTGCCCACCCGCGCCCTGCGTCCCGAAGACAAGGACTATGCCGTTTCGTTCGCCATTCCCGGCGACTGGGACGGTTTGAAGCAGGTGGTCACCATTCACAACCTGCGTCCGCGCCAACACTTTGCGCGAGGTTTCGTGCCGGGCTCCACCGACTCCTACATGATTTTCGACAACTGCTTCATCCCCTGGGAGCGGGTCTTCCTGGCCGGCGAGCATCAGCACGGAGGGGTCCTGGCCCTGCTGTTCGCCCTGTTCCACCGCCACTCCTACTCGGGCTGCAAACCGGCCATCGGCGACATCATCCTGGGCACCGCCGCCCTGGCCGCCGAAGTCAACAACGTGCACAAGGCATCCCATGTCCGTGAAAAGCTGGCCGAGATCATCATGACCTCCGAGCTGGGATACGCCGCCGGTTACACGGCTTCGGACCTGGGCAAACCGGAAGTGTACGTGCCGGGCATCGGCTTCGTGCCCTACGGCCCGGGTTCCTACATCCCCCACTCCATCTACTGCAACGTGGGACGCTGCCTGACCGGCGAAGCGGTCTACAGAGAGGCCGAGATCCTGTGCGACATCGCCGGCGGCGTGGTGGCCACCTTCCCCCACGAAAAGGATTTCTCCAATCCGGATATCGGCGACCTGCTGCTCAAGTACACCCAGCGTAATCCCAAGATGCCGGTGGAAGACCAGGCCCAGTTCTGGCGCTACCTGGGCGACGTGCTCTGTTCGGCGTCGGGCGGCATCATGAACGTCGGCAACTATCACGGCGGCGGCTCGCCCGTCATGGAGCAGATCGCCATCACGACCCAATACGACATCGAATCCCGCAAAAAGGTCGTCAAATATATTGCCGGCATGAGCGGCGGGGACCGGGAAGCTTTGGCCCCGAAACCCAAAAAAGCATAA
- a CDS encoding TetR/AcrR family transcriptional regulator, with protein sequence MAAKKKTADINPPTTFAEFSKVVTISKKDIYQETISENRETLRVKKEKTVFKNLEKIFGAVLKISNRKGFKAMSMRDLSRESGLSMGALYTYFSSKDELVEMLQNQRRSISERIVRERLDEETTNQGKLKAAIYTHLYLSEAMQPWYYFSYMEAKNLSKIERDKAVASDLNMEKAIENIILEGQQNGEFHKRDSQLTASLIQAMLQDWYLKRYKYNQRNISVDQYAQFVVEFVSEFLIKK encoded by the coding sequence ATGGCCGCGAAAAAAAAGACCGCCGACATCAACCCACCGACCACCTTTGCGGAATTCAGCAAAGTCGTCACCATTTCCAAGAAGGACATTTACCAGGAGACCATTTCTGAAAACCGCGAGACCCTGCGCGTCAAAAAGGAAAAAACCGTCTTCAAGAATCTCGAAAAAATTTTCGGGGCCGTCCTGAAGATCAGCAACCGCAAGGGGTTCAAAGCCATGAGCATGCGCGACCTGAGCCGGGAAAGCGGGTTGAGCATGGGGGCGCTGTACACCTATTTTTCCAGCAAGGATGAACTGGTGGAAATGCTCCAGAACCAACGCCGCTCGATCTCCGAACGCATCGTGCGGGAGCGGCTCGACGAAGAAACCACCAATCAGGGCAAGCTCAAGGCGGCCATATACACCCATCTGTACCTGAGCGAAGCCATGCAGCCCTGGTACTATTTTTCTTACATGGAGGCCAAAAATCTCAGCAAGATCGAACGCGACAAAGCGGTGGCCAGTGATTTGAACATGGAAAAAGCTATCGAAAACATTATATTGGAAGGCCAGCAGAATGGCGAGTTCCACAAGCGGGACAGCCAGCTGACCGCCAGCCTCATCCAGGCCATGCTCCAGGATTGGTATCTGAAACGCTACAAGTACAACCAGCGCAATATTTCCGTGGATCAGTATGCCCAGTTCGTGGTCGAATTCGTCAGCGAGTTCCTCATAAAAAAATAG
- a CDS encoding ROK family protein, translating into MTSQTRPYRIGIDLGGTKIEGVLLAPDGRTLARRRIATPRHAAHADTEYKEICTAICGLVTEMIDGMPNRAPCKIGVGIPGTTDRHTGLVQNANTTSLIGRPLKGDLEHRLGRPMGMENDANCFTMAETQMGAAQGYGLVFGIIMGTGCGGGICIDGRLHSGRHQIAGEWGHFSVDPQGELCWCGNRGCIETKISGGGVARAFEKRCGRKLTLEQITEGYRRGDDPDCTVAFEQFIDDYGRCVGGLISTLDPDAIVLGGGVSNIEELYSMGLARVRRYAFHPNVQTPILKNHLGDSAGVYGAAWIGC; encoded by the coding sequence ATGACTTCGCAAACCCGTCCATACCGCATCGGCATCGACCTGGGCGGCACCAAGATCGAAGGCGTGCTGCTGGCACCCGACGGCCGGACCCTGGCCCGCCGGCGGATTGCAACGCCGCGGCACGCCGCGCATGCCGACACAGAGTACAAGGAGATCTGCACCGCCATCTGCGGGCTGGTGACGGAGATGATCGACGGAATGCCGAACCGCGCCCCCTGCAAGATCGGTGTCGGCATACCCGGCACCACCGACCGTCACACCGGCCTGGTGCAGAACGCCAACACCACCAGCCTCATCGGCCGGCCGCTGAAAGGGGACCTGGAACATCGCCTGGGGCGCCCCATGGGGATGGAAAATGACGCCAATTGCTTCACCATGGCCGAAACGCAAATGGGCGCGGCGCAGGGTTACGGCCTGGTCTTCGGCATCATCATGGGCACGGGATGCGGCGGCGGCATCTGCATCGATGGCCGGTTGCACTCGGGCCGGCACCAGATCGCCGGAGAGTGGGGCCATTTTTCAGTCGATCCCCAGGGGGAGCTTTGCTGGTGCGGCAACCGAGGCTGCATCGAAACGAAAATCAGCGGCGGCGGCGTGGCCCGGGCCTTTGAAAAGCGCTGCGGCCGCAAGCTGACCCTGGAGCAGATCACCGAGGGGTATCGGCGCGGCGACGATCCGGACTGCACCGTCGCCTTCGAACAATTCATAGATGATTACGGCCGCTGCGTCGGCGGACTGATATCCACGCTCGATCCGGATGCCATCGTGCTGGGCGGCGGCGTGTCCAATATCGAGGAGCTTTATAGCATGGGGCTGGCGCGCGTTCGGCGCTATGCATTCCACCCCAATGTCCAAACCCCCATCCTCAAAAACCATTTGGGGGATTCGGCGGGGGTTTACGGCGCCGCCTGGATAGGATGTTAG
- a CDS encoding TolC family protein, giving the protein MRLFRCFSGCNRAVARVMRIVGSTFSLRLSGPANALIPLALAAGIVCHAAVPPAGAESSLPTLTLEDAIATAVKFNPYVQASRHEVTAADAQVTQARSGLLPQLEVSETYNRTTSPLWAFGTRLNQGAITARDFDPDRLNDPDPIDNFRTALTLSWNIFDGGQTWIGWRQARENLEAGNLALQRTEQEIIAQTAITYVGCLLAAEERGVVDQALETAGAHLKVVEDRERSGLAVKSDVLRARVRIGELSQQRLQADSQVNVALAQLGAVMGTPDAVPPGTRLAGAFSQCTAPQGELDAWIETALNRRSDLKQLDLQETVARRQLDRARAAHLPTLALQGNYEINSEDFSDSHDSYAVGAVLQMNLFSGQRISARAAEAKAMAARVRAMRDAQALNVRVDTQRAYYQAQSAWQSIEVARTAVDQAEEGLRITANRYRNGLLALVSLLDAQVALQQAQTRHFKALHDYKVARIALALASGTLDKDFK; this is encoded by the coding sequence ATGAGGTTGTTCAGGTGTTTTTCAGGATGCAACCGTGCCGTGGCGCGGGTGATGCGAATCGTCGGGTCGACGTTCTCCCTTCGGCTTTCGGGACCGGCCAACGCCTTGATTCCGCTTGCATTGGCCGCCGGGATCGTGTGCCATGCAGCGGTGCCGCCGGCCGGCGCCGAAAGCTCTTTGCCGACGCTCACCCTGGAGGACGCGATTGCGACGGCGGTGAAGTTCAATCCCTATGTCCAGGCGTCCCGTCATGAGGTGACGGCTGCCGATGCCCAGGTGACCCAGGCCCGCTCCGGACTGCTGCCCCAACTGGAGGTGTCCGAGACGTACAATCGCACCACCAGCCCGCTGTGGGCCTTCGGCACCCGGCTCAACCAGGGCGCGATCACGGCCCGGGACTTCGATCCCGACCGCCTCAACGATCCGGATCCCATCGACAATTTCCGCACCGCCCTCACGCTCTCGTGGAACATCTTCGACGGCGGCCAGACCTGGATCGGGTGGCGCCAGGCCCGGGAGAATCTGGAGGCCGGCAACCTGGCGCTCCAACGCACCGAGCAGGAGATCATCGCCCAAACCGCTATCACCTATGTGGGTTGCCTGCTGGCCGCCGAGGAGCGCGGCGTGGTCGACCAGGCCCTGGAGACGGCCGGGGCGCATCTCAAGGTGGTCGAAGACCGCGAGCGCAGCGGCCTGGCTGTCAAGAGCGACGTGCTGCGGGCCCGGGTGCGCATCGGTGAGCTTTCCCAGCAGCGGCTGCAGGCCGACAGCCAGGTGAACGTCGCCCTGGCCCAACTGGGCGCGGTGATGGGCACTCCGGACGCCGTGCCCCCAGGCACCCGGCTTGCGGGGGCCTTTTCCCAATGCACCGCCCCCCAGGGAGAACTGGATGCCTGGATCGAAACGGCCTTGAACCGGCGGTCCGATCTGAAACAGCTCGATCTGCAGGAGACGGTGGCCCGACGGCAGCTGGATCGGGCCCGCGCCGCCCATTTGCCGACCCTGGCGCTGCAGGGCAACTACGAAATCAACAGCGAAGATTTTTCCGATTCCCATGACAGTTACGCCGTGGGCGCGGTGTTGCAGATGAACCTGTTCAGCGGCCAGCGCATCTCGGCGCGCGCGGCCGAAGCCAAGGCCATGGCCGCCCGGGTGCGCGCCATGCGCGACGCCCAGGCGCTCAACGTGCGCGTGGACACCCAGCGAGCCTACTACCAGGCCCAGAGCGCCTGGCAGAGCATCGAGGTGGCCCGCACCGCCGTGGACCAGGCAGAAGAGGGATTGCGCATCACGGCCAACCGCTACCGGAACGGCCTGCTCGCCCTGGTCAGCCTGCTCGATGCCCAGGTGGCCTTGCAGCAGGCCCAGACCCGGCACTTCAAGGCCCTGCACGACTACAAAGTGGCACGGATCGCACTGGCGCTGGCCAGTGGCACCCTGGACAAGGACTTTAAATAA
- a CDS encoding efflux RND transporter periplasmic adaptor subunit, producing MKPVPIFIVTLWMAAVLSACGGDIAPGNTPPGAARTIQAPVAEAQISQEAVRYEAVATINARTASTISAKLMGAVQRVHVQEGDAVKSGDLLVTIDPRTVAAQLDQAQAGLREAMRAQTSAVSSRDAAAAAADLAASTHQRYEQLLQEHSVSQQEFDEVQSRSRQARAALAQAEAMVEAARSRVQQARAALEQATLARKDAQVVAPYDGRVTAKLIEEGDLAAPGTPLLNIEQEGRFCADLVLPERHIQAVQIGQKVTVRVPALDELEVAGEVGRIVPAADARSRSFEVKVAMPSDLPLKSGMFARVFLPIGGAGLLMVPETAIVQQGQLTGLFVVGEEQIARFRLVRTGKSLGDRVEIISGLKAGQRYVSDVPVTLQDGMRVEEVR from the coding sequence ATGAAGCCAGTTCCCATCTTCATCGTGACCTTGTGGATGGCCGCCGTTTTAAGCGCCTGCGGCGGCGATATCGCGCCGGGCAACACCCCGCCCGGGGCCGCCCGGACCATCCAGGCGCCGGTGGCCGAGGCGCAGATCAGCCAGGAGGCGGTGCGCTACGAGGCCGTGGCCACCATCAACGCCCGTACGGCCAGCACCATTTCGGCCAAACTGATGGGCGCGGTCCAGCGCGTCCACGTGCAGGAGGGGGACGCGGTCAAGTCCGGAGATCTTCTGGTGACCATCGATCCGCGCACCGTCGCCGCCCAGTTGGACCAGGCCCAGGCCGGGTTGCGCGAGGCCATGCGGGCCCAGACGTCGGCCGTCTCCTCCCGGGATGCGGCCGCGGCGGCCGCCGACCTGGCCGCGTCCACCCACCAGCGCTACGAACAACTGCTCCAGGAGCATTCCGTCTCCCAGCAGGAATTCGACGAAGTCCAGTCCCGCAGCCGCCAGGCCCGGGCCGCCCTGGCCCAGGCCGAAGCCATGGTGGAAGCCGCCCGCTCACGGGTGCAGCAGGCCCGCGCCGCCCTGGAGCAGGCCACCCTGGCCCGCAAGGATGCCCAGGTGGTGGCGCCCTATGACGGCCGGGTGACCGCCAAGTTGATCGAGGAAGGCGACCTGGCCGCGCCCGGCACGCCCCTGCTCAACATCGAGCAGGAGGGGCGCTTCTGCGCCGACCTGGTGCTGCCCGAGCGCCACATCCAGGCCGTGCAGATCGGACAGAAGGTTACCGTGCGCGTGCCGGCCCTGGACGAGCTGGAAGTGGCGGGCGAGGTGGGCCGCATCGTGCCGGCCGCCGACGCCCGCAGCCGCAGCTTCGAGGTCAAGGTGGCCATGCCGTCGGACCTGCCGCTCAAATCGGGAATGTTCGCCCGGGTCTTTCTGCCCATCGGCGGGGCCGGCCTGCTGATGGTGCCCGAAACGGCCATCGTGCAGCAGGGCCAGCTCACCGGCCTGTTCGTCGTCGGAGAGGAACAGATCGCCCGCTTCCGCCTGGTGCGCACCGGCAAATCTCTGGGCGACCGGGTGGAGATCATCTCCGGCCTCAAAGCGGGGCAGCGCTATGTCAGCGACGTGCCTGTCACCCTGCAGGACGGCATGCGCGTGGAGGAGGTCCGATGA
- a CDS encoding efflux RND transporter permease subunit, translating to MKPGTGAAGKIAHFFIDSKLTPLVIAASILLGIAAVAALPREEEPQIIVPMIDIFVQMPGADAREVEQRITGPMEQLLWEIPGVEYVYTTSSPGMSMAIVRFYVGEDEENAIVRLQSKLMANYDRIPWAASPPLIKPRYIDDVPILALTFWSEDDGVDHYLLRRVAAEMETVIKRETDVSITTLIGGTPRQVRVLFDPVRLSAAGIDLNQAAGMLQASNQASHAGAYPSQAGEVTVHVGGFLKTTEDVQRVVLGNFHGRPVYVQDVAEVVDGPAEPDQYVFFGTGPAGEEKQIESRGIRPAVTLSLAKRKGTNAIDVAERALHRIEKMRGSKLPDNIQMTVTRNYGETAAEKSNELLYHMAIAVISVTLLIWFVLGRRESGVVALAIPVTLALTMATFYLYGYTLNRITLFALIFSIGILVDDAIVVVENVVRHYHLPENKGRSRFKVVIEAVDEVGNPTILATLTVIGAILPMAFVGGLMGPYMRPIPVGASAAMFFSLIVAFIVTPWASVRLLKSDGTGEHGGGHDHGGEDWSTRLYRRVMDPLLHNPRWRWIFLIGVVGLLVVACGLVAVGWVKVKMLPFDNKSEFQVIIDMPEDATLESTAAAAREMGDYLATVNEVTDYQIHVGTSGPFNFNGLVRHYYLRRAPYMADIQVNLAAKHHRAEQSHAIAKRVRPPLVEIARRHNARIKVAEVPPGPPVLSTLVAEVYGPDYDRQRELAGRIMQIFEETEGVVDVDWFMEDDHLRYELEIDREQAALHGISVAQIADTLQLALDGRQVGLLHQPLEREDVPVVVRLPLAQRADIQRLQAIKVRAATGDLVPLSSLVRLEETTGQKSIYHKNLMPVVYVIADVAGAKESPVYAILEMQKKIAQLQIPEGYEIAQHTAQLPDSDRKFAMKWDGEWHITYEVFRDLGIAFGVVLVLIFVLVVGWFQSFSTPMVIMVAIPFSLIGILPAHWAMGAFFTATSMIGFIAGAGIVVRNSIILVDFIELRIREGMPLDQAVIDAGAVRFRPMMLTAAAVVVGASVILFDPIFQGLAISLMAGEIASLLFSRMTVPILYFLDKRWEFAHGHGLAGQGGEALEE from the coding sequence ATGAAGCCAGGTACCGGTGCCGCAGGCAAAATCGCCCATTTTTTCATCGACTCCAAGCTCACCCCGCTGGTGATCGCCGCCTCCATTCTGCTGGGCATCGCGGCCGTGGCGGCCTTGCCGCGCGAAGAAGAGCCCCAGATCATCGTGCCCATGATCGACATCTTCGTGCAGATGCCCGGCGCCGACGCCCGCGAGGTCGAACAGCGCATCACCGGTCCCATGGAGCAGCTGCTCTGGGAGATCCCCGGCGTGGAGTATGTCTACACCACCTCCAGCCCCGGCATGAGCATGGCCATCGTGCGTTTCTACGTGGGCGAGGACGAGGAGAACGCCATCGTGCGCCTGCAGTCCAAGCTCATGGCCAACTACGACCGCATTCCTTGGGCCGCCTCGCCGCCGCTGATCAAACCGCGGTACATCGACGACGTGCCCATCCTGGCCCTCACGTTCTGGAGCGAAGACGACGGCGTGGACCACTACCTGCTGCGCCGGGTGGCCGCCGAGATGGAAACCGTGATCAAGCGCGAAACCGATGTCTCCATCACCACCCTCATCGGCGGCACCCCGCGCCAGGTGCGGGTGCTTTTCGATCCGGTGCGCCTCTCGGCGGCCGGGATCGACCTGAATCAGGCCGCCGGCATGCTGCAGGCATCCAACCAGGCGTCGCACGCCGGCGCCTATCCTTCCCAGGCGGGCGAGGTGACCGTCCACGTGGGCGGATTTTTGAAAACAACCGAGGATGTCCAACGGGTGGTGCTGGGCAACTTCCACGGCCGGCCGGTCTACGTTCAGGACGTGGCCGAGGTGGTCGACGGCCCGGCCGAGCCGGACCAGTACGTCTTCTTCGGCACAGGCCCGGCCGGCGAAGAGAAGCAGATCGAATCCCGGGGGATCCGTCCGGCGGTGACGCTCTCCCTGGCCAAGCGCAAAGGCACCAACGCCATCGACGTGGCCGAGCGGGCGCTGCACCGCATCGAGAAGATGCGCGGCAGCAAACTGCCCGACAACATCCAGATGACCGTCACCCGCAACTACGGCGAGACCGCGGCCGAGAAGTCCAACGAACTGCTCTACCACATGGCCATCGCCGTGATCTCCGTCACGTTGCTCATCTGGTTCGTCCTGGGCCGGCGCGAATCGGGCGTGGTGGCCCTGGCCATCCCCGTGACCCTGGCGCTCACCATGGCCACCTTCTACCTCTACGGCTATACGTTGAACCGTATCACCCTCTTCGCCCTGATCTTCTCCATCGGCATCCTGGTGGACGACGCCATCGTGGTGGTGGAGAACGTGGTGCGCCACTACCACCTGCCGGAGAACAAGGGGCGCAGCCGCTTCAAGGTGGTCATCGAGGCCGTGGACGAGGTGGGCAACCCCACCATCCTGGCCACGCTCACCGTCATCGGCGCCATCCTGCCCATGGCCTTCGTGGGCGGCCTGATGGGGCCCTACATGCGCCCCATTCCGGTGGGCGCATCGGCCGCCATGTTCTTTTCTCTCATCGTGGCCTTCATCGTCACGCCCTGGGCCTCGGTGCGCCTGCTCAAGAGCGACGGCACCGGCGAACACGGCGGCGGCCATGACCACGGCGGCGAAGACTGGTCCACCCGGCTTTACCGCCGCGTCATGGACCCTTTGCTTCACAACCCGCGCTGGCGCTGGATCTTTCTTATCGGCGTGGTGGGCCTGCTCGTCGTTGCGTGCGGCCTTGTGGCCGTCGGTTGGGTCAAGGTCAAAATGCTGCCCTTCGACAACAAGAGCGAGTTCCAGGTGATCATCGACATGCCCGAGGACGCCACCCTGGAGAGCACGGCCGCCGCGGCGCGCGAAATGGGCGACTACCTGGCCACGGTCAACGAGGTGACCGACTACCAGATTCACGTGGGCACCAGCGGCCCCTTCAATTTCAACGGTCTGGTGCGCCATTACTACCTGCGGCGGGCGCCCTACATGGCCGACATCCAGGTGAACCTGGCCGCCAAGCACCATCGCGCCGAGCAGAGCCATGCCATCGCCAAGCGCGTGCGGCCGCCCCTGGTGGAGATCGCCCGGCGCCACAACGCCCGCATCAAGGTGGCCGAGGTGCCGCCCGGCCCGCCGGTGCTCTCCACCCTGGTGGCCGAGGTCTACGGCCCGGACTACGACCGCCAGCGCGAGCTGGCCGGCCGGATCATGCAGATCTTCGAAGAGACCGAAGGCGTCGTGGACGTGGACTGGTTCATGGAAGACGACCATCTGCGCTACGAGCTGGAGATCGACCGCGAACAGGCCGCCCTGCACGGCATCAGCGTCGCGCAGATCGCCGACACCCTCCAGCTGGCCCTGGACGGCCGCCAGGTGGGACTGCTGCACCAGCCCCTGGAGCGCGAGGACGTGCCCGTCGTCGTGCGCCTGCCCCTGGCCCAACGCGCCGACATCCAGCGGCTGCAGGCCATCAAGGTGCGCGCCGCCACCGGCGACCTGGTGCCGCTCAGCTCCCTGGTGCGGCTCGAGGAGACCACCGGCCAGAAGAGCATCTACCACAAGAACCTGATGCCCGTGGTTTACGTCATCGCCGACGTGGCCGGCGCCAAGGAGAGTCCGGTCTACGCCATTCTCGAAATGCAGAAGAAGATCGCCCAGCTCCAGATCCCCGAAGGGTATGAGATTGCCCAGCACACCGCCCAGCTGCCCGACAGCGACCGCAAGTTCGCCATGAAGTGGGACGGCGAGTGGCATATCACCTACGAGGTCTTCCGCGACCTGGGCATCGCCTTCGGCGTGGTGCTGGTGCTGATCTTCGTGCTGGTGGTGGGCTGGTTCCAGTCCTTCTCCACCCCCATGGTGATCATGGTGGCCATCCCCTTTTCGCTCATCGGCATCCTGCCGGCCCACTGGGCCATGGGGGCCTTCTTCACCGCCACCTCCATGATCGGCTTCATCGCAGGCGCCGGCATCGTGGTGCGCAACTCCATCATCCTTGTGGACTTCATCGAACTGCGCATCAGGGAGGGCATGCCCCTGGACCAGGCCGTCATCGACGCCGGCGCCGTGCGCTTCCGGCCCATG